Sequence from the Mycobacterium florentinum genome:
ACTCGCCGGCGCCGGCGGGTGGGGCACCACGACCGGGCGCGATGTGCGGCGTCGCTAATGCCGGGTCGTGCCGGCCCGTTGTGTAACCAGCGCGACGGCGGCCGCGACCAGGTCGGGTTGGTGAATCTGAATGAAGTGATCGCTACCCGTCGCGACCAAGTGCGGCGTTTGCGGCACCAGCGCGACCAGATCCGAGGCGGCCTCGCGCCATGCCTGCTCCAACTTCGTGCCCTGCTCGGCCGACGCCGTCGCGGGACTCACGAACGGCTCGGTCCTGGTGAGCACCGCGATGGGAATGGGCGGAAACACCGGGGCGGCGCCGACCTGTTCGACGCTCTTGTCGATATCGACCTCCTCGAACGCGGACGAATCGGCGAACTGCTGCGGTGGCGTATCCAACGCCCGCCGATATGCGGGCCAGTCGACTCCCAGCAGGCTCGGTATTTCGACACCGAAGGCGTCGACGAACACCACCCCGCACACCTGGTCGGGGTAGGTCTGGGCGTACAGCCGGGCAAAAAGCCCGCCCAGCGAGTGCCCGACAAGCAGGTAGGGGCCCCGAAGCCGTGCGGCATCCAGCAGCGCGTGCAGGTCACCGACGACCTCGCGCGCGGTGCGTGGCATCGCGACCGGTGAACTGCGGTCGCTGAGCTCGAGCGGGTCGGAATTGCGCAGGGTGCCGGGCCGGTCGTAGGCGCAGACGCGATGGGTGCCGGCCAGGGCGGGCAGTACGGCGGGGCCCGCCGCCGGTGCTGCTGCGTCGGACTGGCTCCACGGATCCGACGAGTTGTGATAGCCCGATTCCAAGATGACGGTGGGGCTGCCCTTTCCACGGCATTCGAGGTAGAGGTGGCGGCCGTGGCCGATGTCGATCGGCCCGCTGAAGTCACCCGACGAACCCGATGCCCGCGCCGGGTCGCCGTGCGCACAGCTCACCAGCGCGAGCACCAGCGCGGTGGTCGGCAGGAGGACTCTCCAAACTGCGGGCACCGCGTCATTGTGCGGGCACGCGACGCGGCTGGGACGCACTGGCTGCGGCGTTGCGCGAACGTTTTAACCAGTCCCCGTGTCTGACGTGGCGTCGGCCGGTTCAGTAGGGTCGCCGTAACAACGGGAGGTTGACCACCGTGGCTACCAGACGAGGCGCCCAGCTCTGGGTCGTGGCGGCTGTTGGCTATCTCGTGCTCGAGGCGGTCGCCGCCGCAAGTTTCGGGTCGGATTACAGCTACACCCGCAACTACATCAGCGATCTCGGGGTGAACGCCCCGCACGCATACTTGATCCACATCGCGTTCTATCTGCAGGGCGTGCTGTTCCTGCTCGGCGCGTTACTCATCGTCGGCATTCCCGATAACCCAAGGGCCCAAGCGTTTTTGGGCTTCGTCGCCACGAACGCGATCGGCAACATCGTGATAGGGACCGTGCACAGCGGCGAGCTCCATCGCGCCGGAGCGGTGCTGGCGATCGTCGGGGGCAACGCCGCCATCCTCGCGGGATCCGCGGTAGTCGCAACCGTCGGCGGGTGGCGCTGGTACCGCCACACCTCCGAACTCCTCGCGACCGTTGGCCTGCTGAGTCTGGTCATGGTGATCGTCAACTCGGCGACGGCCAAGACCAATCTGCTGCCGAGCGGGGCGTGGGAGCGCGGCAGCGTCTACTCGATCATCGGGTGGCAGCTGGTTACCGCCGCCTACCTGCTGAGGCTTGCGCACGGTCCGGACTGCGACTAGCTGCGCCGGCGCACCAGCCGCTTCTCGACGGCGCCCAGGATCGCGTCGCTGAGTTTGCCCAACGCGGCCAGCAGGACGATGGCCAATAGCATCACATCGGTGCGCCCGGTGTTCTGGCTGTCGAGCAACAAGAACCCGAGGCCCTTCGAGGACGCGATCAGCTCGGCCGCGACCACGAACAGCCACGCATTCGCCAAGCCCAATCGGAGCCCGTTCACCAACTCCGGAGCCGCGGCGGGCAACATCACCGTCGCGAGCAGGGATGCGCCCCGTCGTCCGTAGGCCCGTCCCACCTCGACAAGCTGTGCGTCGACGTGGGAGAGCGCCGAGGCCGTCGTCGTGTAGACCGGAAAGAACGCGCCAATGGCGACCATCAGGATCTTCGGCGTCTCGTCGATGCCAAACCACAAGAGCAACAACGGAACCCACGCCAGGGAAGGCACCGTGCGAAACGCCGCGATGGTGGGTGCGAGCAATCTGCGCACGACCACCGACAGCCCGACCAGTGAACCCAGCGTGAGCGCCGCGGCGGTGCCCGCCAGATAGCCGACCAGCACCCGAGAACCGCTCGCGCGCAAGTGAGTCCATAGCTCACCGCGCCGGAGCAGCTCGCCCAGCGCGGACACCACGTCGCCCGGCGGCGGGAGCTGGCTGGGCGAGAAGAACCCCGTGCCCGCCGTGACGAGCTGCCAGAGCACCAGCAGCAGCACCGGGACGATCAGCCCCACCAGCGCCAGCGGCAACTTCGCCAGCCGGCCGGACCGTGACGTCAGTGCGCTTGCTGCGCGTATTTCGGCTCGATCAGCGTGCTCAGCGCGTTGCGGCCCGCGTCGTCGGACTTGATGTCGGAGTCGGCCACCGCGAGCGGCTCCACCCGAGTCAGCACCGTGCGCACCGGATCCCCCGGCACCGAGTTGATGTCCACCAGCGTCCTGGTCAGCTCCTCCTGCGCCACGCTCAGCGCTATGTTCGCCTGCGAGGCCAGCAATGCCGCCAGTTGATCGGGATGCGCCTTCGCCCACTTCCGGGCCTCCTCATAACTGTTGACCACGGCCTGCAGAGCCTCGGGGCGGTTGGCGATGAAATCCTCACGGGCGTCCAGTACGCCGAAGGTGTTGAAACTCGGGTTGCGGTAGATGAAGCGCGAACCCTGCTGCTGGATGGTTTGCGCGATGAACGGGTCCAACCCGGACCACGCGTCGACATTGCCGCGTTCCAGGGCAGTCTTGCCGTCGGCATGCTGCAAGTTGACGATTTCGACATCGCTGGGTGAAAGTCCCACGGTGGCAAGCGATTGCAACAAGAAGAAGTACGGGTCGGTGCCCTTGGTCACGGCGACCTTTTTACCCTTCAGATCGGCCACCGAATTGATCGGCGAATCCTTGGTGACGACCAGGCCCGTCCATTCGCCCCCGGCATAGAGGTCGACGACCTTGATCGGCGACCCGTTGGCCCGCGCGACCAATGCGGCCGAACCGGCGGTGGATCCGATGTCCAGTGCCTTGGACCGCAGCCCTTCGTTGGCCTTGTTACTACCCGCCGAAAGCACCCAGGTGACGTTGTAGCCGCGGTTTTCCAGCAGGTGCTGGTCACGCACCACCAGGCTCAGCGGGTTGTAGTAGGCGTAATCCAGATGGATGTCCTTCGACGCCGTAGTGCTGGAGTTCGAACCGCAGCCGGAGACCGCGACAACGCTCGCGATCACCGAAATTGCGGTCAAATAACGAACTTTCACCATGCTTTTGCCTCACTGCTACGTCGGGGTACACCAAGTTCGTCCAACAACTGCTCGCGCAACGCGGCGATACGCGGATCCCCGCGGTCGCGTGGCTTGGGGATTGCGACCTCGTGAGTCGCGGCAATACGGGCGCCGCCGGTTGCGTCGGCGCGCAGAATCAGCACCCGATCGGCGAGGATCGCGGCCTCGTCCACGTCGTGCGTCACCAATACCGTTGTGGTGCCGGCCTCTTGCTGCACGGCATCGAGCAGGTCCTGCATCCGCAGTCGGGTGAGCGCATCGAGGGCGGCCAGTGGCTCGTCCAGCAACAGGACCCGCGGGCGCCGCGCCAGGGCGCGCGCGAACCCGGCTCGCTGTGCCATGCCACCGGACACTTGCCGCGGACGGTGGTTACCGAATTCGCGCAACCCGACGACGTCGAGCCAACGCTGCACGGTGCCAGAGCCTTTGGCGCGCGGCGCGCCGGGCGCCAAGCCATATTCCACGTTTGCGGCCAGCGACCGCCAGGGCAGCAGACGAGGCTCCTGGAACACCACCGCGCAGCGCGGGTCGATTCCGCGGACGGCTTCGCCGTCGATCTCGATCCGTCCCCCGGTCGGACTGTCGAGGCCGGCGATGAGGCGCAACAGCGTCGACTTGCCGCTGCCCGACGACCCGAGCAGCGCGACGACCTCACCCGGCTCGATTTCGATGTCGACTTCGTGGAGGACGGTGTGTGTTCCGAACGTGCGGTCGACGCCACGAAGGGACACCCGGGCCGGCGCCGGATTGGTCGACATCACCTGCGCAGCCTAGGAATTGCGCTGGCAGGCCACCAGGTTTGCTTCGGTCGTGATTCAAACCCGGCCCGGGGGGGCAGACTTCGGAGTGACAACCGCTGTTGTATCGCGGGTCCGGAATATCCGTTTGAGCGGCACTGTATTTGGACGGGGTGCGGCGCTAATTTTCCGCGGCGTGCTTCGAGGCACACAGCTGTGGCCGACATCACTGCGACACACAGTTTGTCGATCAACCGCGTGCAGAGACTGGGGAGGAAATCGGTGTGCAGGTCGGATGTGGAAGTGACCGGCCAGGAACTTCCGGCGCCGGTGGAACCGCATGGACGTGACGAACGCGGTGAATCCGGGGGATCTGCACTGTTATTCGCCGCGGTGCTGGCCGTCCTGCTGGCGACTGGCTGGGCGGCCAACCACTTCGCCGGATTGATCCCCGCGCTCAGCGTCCACCGGCATCTCAACAGGGCCACGCTCGACGCCATCTTCGGGATCTACGCGGTGGGACTGCTGCCCGGCCTGCTCATCGGCGGCCGACTGTCGGATGTGCTCGGGCGCCAGTCAGTGGCCTGGGCGGGATCGATCACCGCGCTGGCCGGCACGGTCGCGATGTCGCTGTCACAGCATTCCGCGGTGTTGCTCGGGGGCCGGTTGGTGGTCGGGGCCGGTGTCGGGCTGGTGGTCAGCTCGTGCACCGCCTGGGCGTCGGACATGAAGGGGCCGGCCGGCGCCGCCGTCGCCGGGGCCGTCCTGACGGCCGGTTTCGCGGTCGGCCCGTTTGCATCCGGCGTGATCGCCTCGGCCGGGCAATCCGGGCTTTGGGAGTCGTTCGGAATCGCCGCCGTACTCGTCGTGTTGGCGACCGCCGTCGCGGTGGTGGCGGCTCAGCGCGCGAACGTGCCCGCCCCATTGCCCAGGCCCAGCCGCGAGCGGACGGCGTCGGCACGCCCCGCCATCGCGCGGGCGTTGAGTTGGGCGCTGCCACTATCCCCGTGGGTGTACTCGTCGGCGACTCTTGCATTCGTCACGATCCCGAGCCATGTGCAGACCGGGCTCGGGGCCACGATGGCCGCGGGGACCGCAGCGCTGATCGCCAACGGCGTCAGCGGCATTACTCAATTGGTCGCCCGTGCGCGCCAATGGGGTCCGCAGACCGGCACCGTTGGCGCCGTGCTGGCCGCGCTGGGCTACGCGGTGACCGCCGCGGCGCCGTCGACCATTCCGCTGGGCGTGGGTATGCCGCTACTGGTGGTTCTCGGCTGCGCGTCCGGCCTGCTGCTCCGCGAGGGCTTGATCGACGTGGAAGCCGCTGCGCCGCAACACTTGCGCGGCGCCCTCGCGGGAACGTTCTACACGGTGAGCTACGTCGGCTTCGGCCTGCCGATGCTGTTGAGCACGATCGGGTCCGCCCAGGCCGGTTCGACGATCCTCGCGGTGATGGCGGTGCTGGCGCTGACCACCGGCGCAGCACGGGCGGTGCGGCTGCGGCGAAATAGTCACCGGCGAAACGAGTTCCGCCCTGCGTGATCGCCTCGCCGCTACAGTGCCAGCGCTCGGCGCAGCACAGTGATCTTCTCTGCCTCTTCACGCTTGGAGATCGCCGCGTCCTGGATCAACATCGAGCCGTGGAATGTGCCAGGGAACAAATGCAATTCGACGCTCACGCCCGCGGCAAGCATGGCCAACGCGTAGGCGACGCCTTCGTCGCGCAGTGGGTCGAAATGCATGACCGAAACGTAGGCGGGCGGCAGACCCGCCAAATCGGTGGCACGCGCCGGCGCGGCGTAGACCGGTACGTCGTCAGTGCCGGCACGACCGGCGCCCAGGTAGCAGTCCCAGCTGAGGATCGCTCGGGGCCTGCTCCACAGTGGGGTATCGGTGAAGTCGGTCATGCTCGCCGTGATGAGCCGGTCGTCGAGTTCGGGCACCGATAGAAACTGGAACGCGATGTGCGGTCCGCCGCGGTCGCGTGCCAGCAGCGCCAGCGCCGCACACAGTCCGCCACCGGCGCTCATGCCGTGGATGGCGATGCGTTGCGGATCGATACCCAATTCGTCGGCATGAGC
This genomic interval carries:
- a CDS encoding alpha/beta fold hydrolase, giving the protein MPAVWRVLLPTTALVLALVSCAHGDPARASGSSGDFSGPIDIGHGRHLYLECRGKGSPTVILESGYHNSSDPWSQSDAAAPAAGPAVLPALAGTHRVCAYDRPGTLRNSDPLELSDRSSPVAMPRTAREVVGDLHALLDAARLRGPYLLVGHSLGGLFARLYAQTYPDQVCGVVFVDAFGVEIPSLLGVDWPAYRRALDTPPQQFADSSAFEEVDIDKSVEQVGAAPVFPPIPIAVLTRTEPFVSPATASAEQGTKLEQAWREAASDLVALVPQTPHLVATGSDHFIQIHQPDLVAAAVALVTQRAGTTRH
- a CDS encoding DUF998 domain-containing protein; its protein translation is MATRRGAQLWVVAAVGYLVLEAVAAASFGSDYSYTRNYISDLGVNAPHAYLIHIAFYLQGVLFLLGALLIVGIPDNPRAQAFLGFVATNAIGNIVIGTVHSGELHRAGAVLAIVGGNAAILAGSAVVATVGGWRWYRHTSELLATVGLLSLVMVIVNSATAKTNLLPSGAWERGSVYSIIGWQLVTAAYLLRLAHGPDCD
- a CDS encoding ABC transporter permease, which gives rise to MLWQLVTAGTGFFSPSQLPPPGDVVSALGELLRRGELWTHLRASGSRVLVGYLAGTAAALTLGSLVGLSVVVRRLLAPTIAAFRTVPSLAWVPLLLLWFGIDETPKILMVAIGAFFPVYTTTASALSHVDAQLVEVGRAYGRRGASLLATVMLPAAAPELVNGLRLGLANAWLFVVAAELIASSKGLGFLLLDSQNTGRTDVMLLAIVLLAALGKLSDAILGAVEKRLVRRRS
- a CDS encoding aliphatic sulfonate ABC transporter substrate-binding protein, which encodes MKVRYLTAISVIASVVAVSGCGSNSSTTASKDIHLDYAYYNPLSLVVRDQHLLENRGYNVTWVLSAGSNKANEGLRSKALDIGSTAGSAALVARANGSPIKVVDLYAGGEWTGLVVTKDSPINSVADLKGKKVAVTKGTDPYFFLLQSLATVGLSPSDVEIVNLQHADGKTALERGNVDAWSGLDPFIAQTIQQQGSRFIYRNPSFNTFGVLDAREDFIANRPEALQAVVNSYEEARKWAKAHPDQLAALLASQANIALSVAQEELTRTLVDINSVPGDPVRTVLTRVEPLAVADSDIKSDDAGRNALSTLIEPKYAQQAH
- a CDS encoding ABC transporter ATP-binding protein, with the translated sequence MSLRGVDRTFGTHTVLHEVDIEIEPGEVVALLGSSGSGKSTLLRLIAGLDSPTGGRIEIDGEAVRGIDPRCAVVFQEPRLLPWRSLAANVEYGLAPGAPRAKGSGTVQRWLDVVGLREFGNHRPRQVSGGMAQRAGFARALARRPRVLLLDEPLAALDALTRLRMQDLLDAVQQEAGTTTVLVTHDVDEAAILADRVLILRADATGGARIAATHEVAIPKPRDRGDPRIAALREQLLDELGVPRRSSEAKAW
- a CDS encoding MFS transporter, whose translation is MCRSDVEVTGQELPAPVEPHGRDERGESGGSALLFAAVLAVLLATGWAANHFAGLIPALSVHRHLNRATLDAIFGIYAVGLLPGLLIGGRLSDVLGRQSVAWAGSITALAGTVAMSLSQHSAVLLGGRLVVGAGVGLVVSSCTAWASDMKGPAGAAVAGAVLTAGFAVGPFASGVIASAGQSGLWESFGIAAVLVVLATAVAVVAAQRANVPAPLPRPSRERTASARPAIARALSWALPLSPWVYSSATLAFVTIPSHVQTGLGATMAAGTAALIANGVSGITQLVARARQWGPQTGTVGAVLAALGYAVTAAAPSTIPLGVGMPLLVVLGCASGLLLREGLIDVEAAAPQHLRGALAGTFYTVSYVGFGLPMLLSTIGSAQAGSTILAVMAVLALTTGAARAVRLRRNSHRRNEFRPA
- a CDS encoding alpha/beta hydrolase — translated: MTTYAFDPEIAAVLPHLPDLPGTDPLAIRAAMSEMIAALPVPDATGLQIENREIPGRDGDPAVPIRIYRPNQPSAPAAVYSVHGGGFIAGDLETEHGSSVVLARELGVVVVSVDYRLAPETPFPGGLEDVYAGLVWMAAHADELGIDPQRIAIHGMSAGGGLCAALALLARDRGGPHIAFQFLSVPELDDRLITASMTDFTDTPLWSRPRAILSWDCYLGAGRAGTDDVPVYAAPARATDLAGLPPAYVSVMHFDPLRDEGVAYALAMLAAGVSVELHLFPGTFHGSMLIQDAAISKREEAEKITVLRRALAL